Within Vigna unguiculata cultivar IT97K-499-35 chromosome 2, ASM411807v1, whole genome shotgun sequence, the genomic segment TCCGAGAGAACGTGCTCCTTCGAATCCACGCGCAAGACCGTGCTGAAGTTCCAGGAGCTCAGTCCCTGGACAACCTTCGGACACGTGGCGTCCAATGGTGCCATCTTGGAAGCCTTGGAAGGCGAGCCCAAACTACACATAGTTGACATCAGCAACACCTATTGCACCCAATGGCCTACGCTCTTCGAAGCCTTGGCCACCCGAAACGACGACACCCCCCACCTCCGTCTCACCTCCCTCGTCACCGCCGCCTCCGCGCACAAGGTCATGAAGGAAATCGGCGCCAGAATGGAGAAATTCGCCAGACTCATGGGCGTGCCCTTTCAATTCAACGTCGTTCATCACTTAGGTCAACTTTCCGACTTCGATTTCAGCGCCTTGGATATCAAAGAGGACGAGGCTCTGGCTATTAACTGCGTCAATACTTTGCATTCGGTCTCCGCCATCGGGAACCACCGTGAAGCGGTGATATCCTCGTTGAGGAGGCTGCAGCCGAGGATCGTGAcggtggtggaggaggaggcGGACTTGGACGTGGGATTGGAGGGGCTGGAGTTCGTGAAGGGGTTTGAAGAGTGTTTGAGGTGGTTTAGGGTTTACTTCGAAGCGTTAGAAGAGAGCTTTCCGAAGACGAGCAACGAGCGGTTGATGCTGGAGCGGGCGGCGGGTAGGGCGATGGTCGACCTGGTGGCGTGTTCGGCGGCGGATTCTGTGGAGCGGCGGGAGAGGGCGGGGCGGTGGACGAGGAGGATGCATGGAGTTGGATTCAATACGGTGGCGTTTAGCGAAGAGGTGTGTGATGACGTGAGAGCGTTGTTGAGGAGGT encodes:
- the LOC114173792 gene encoding protein SHORT-ROOT-like, with translation MDTTLFGVVRFQHRVQGDQDQSLNNSTTTSSSRSSRQHNNNYPYPQEDEECFNFFMDEEDLSSSSSKHYYPYQPHPHSTTPTTTTTDLSFSPTRDAAFPFQLSAKWANDILLETARAVSDKNTTRLQQLMWMLNELASPYGDTDQKLASYFLQAFFSRITQAGDRTYRTLASASERTCSFESTRKTVLKFQELSPWTTFGHVASNGAILEALEGEPKLHIVDISNTYCTQWPTLFEALATRNDDTPHLRLTSLVTAASAHKVMKEIGARMEKFARLMGVPFQFNVVHHLGQLSDFDFSALDIKEDEALAINCVNTLHSVSAIGNHREAVISSLRRLQPRIVTVVEEEADLDVGLEGLEFVKGFEECLRWFRVYFEALEESFPKTSNERLMLERAAGRAMVDLVACSAADSVERRERAGRWTRRMHGVGFNTVAFSEEVCDDVRALLRRYREGWSMAQCSDAGIFLSWKDQPVVWASAWRALT